One window from the genome of Fibrobacter sp. UWEL encodes:
- a CDS encoding LTA synthase family protein, whose product MGNRNFNRIIALTTKIVAIAICLIFIAEHYFFEITPTSVSPTFVLSFIVLIALNWYSKEYQKKGYFTIFHIPIVIILLFFVVHFRSGIVWALNTFPLRDANTVLLTLEEPFDDFAYLMIKQYLKATIPQALVISVIITVFLYTVLNNTKKRLFAIGVYFAATIALFISDIPIPDYIHILNNEPQKNASYSKFFVENYVNPDSVKITAPDKKRNLILIYIESMETTFTDKEHGGNQEKNLIPEITELALHNLNFGKDGNLIGGGIDARGSNSTFASIHSRTLGIPFIINYEKTPVLHHYKSLYKILNENGYKQIFFQGNGGLYKEFQSFVIDQKVDEAYGPEDLIQRLNLKERNLPNGKTVPDKDTFKFANQILDTISEPFSLTFFTIDTHAPQGMYDPNCIISDNNNKDEHLKASIRCASKELGKFITALKTKKFYENTSIIIFGDHLFMGTRLVNEFPHRKWIDIFLNAPKVPISENRLFSDIDMFPTMLSSLNFEIDGSSLGFGTDLFSDKQTLLESIGLDSLNKEIETIPNHLVYESYQLRKRQK is encoded by the coding sequence ATGGGTAACAGAAATTTTAACAGAATAATCGCTCTAACAACAAAAATAGTCGCTATAGCAATTTGTCTAATCTTTATTGCAGAACATTATTTTTTCGAAATCACCCCAACATCTGTATCCCCGACATTCGTGCTATCTTTCATCGTACTCATTGCGCTAAATTGGTACTCAAAAGAATACCAAAAGAAGGGATATTTTACAATATTTCACATACCAATTGTCATCATCCTTCTTTTTTTTGTTGTTCACTTTAGATCCGGAATAGTTTGGGCATTAAACACATTTCCACTTCGAGATGCAAATACGGTCCTACTAACATTAGAGGAACCCTTTGACGACTTTGCATACTTGATGATAAAACAGTATTTAAAAGCCACAATTCCACAAGCGCTTGTAATATCAGTAATTATCACAGTTTTTTTATACACAGTTTTAAATAATACAAAAAAAAGATTATTCGCCATAGGAGTCTACTTCGCAGCAACAATAGCACTGTTCATCAGCGATATACCCATACCAGACTACATCCATATTCTAAATAACGAGCCCCAAAAAAACGCTTCTTATTCAAAATTTTTTGTAGAGAACTACGTCAATCCAGATTCTGTTAAAATTACCGCGCCAGACAAAAAGAGAAATCTAATTCTTATATACATAGAATCAATGGAAACAACATTCACAGACAAAGAACATGGCGGTAATCAAGAAAAAAATCTCATTCCTGAAATTACAGAATTGGCATTACATAACTTAAATTTCGGTAAAGACGGGAACCTTATTGGCGGAGGAATAGACGCACGCGGTTCGAATTCAACCTTTGCGTCAATACACTCACGTACACTAGGAATACCGTTTATTATCAATTATGAAAAAACCCCAGTACTTCACCATTACAAAAGCCTGTATAAAATACTAAACGAAAATGGTTATAAGCAAATTTTCTTCCAGGGAAATGGAGGCCTTTACAAAGAATTCCAAAGTTTTGTTATAGACCAAAAGGTTGATGAAGCCTATGGCCCTGAAGACTTGATACAACGTCTAAACTTGAAAGAAAGAAATCTCCCTAATGGAAAAACTGTTCCGGATAAGGATACGTTCAAATTCGCCAATCAAATTCTTGACACCATATCAGAACCATTTTCTTTAACGTTCTTCACCATAGACACCCATGCTCCGCAAGGAATGTACGATCCCAACTGCATTATAAGTGACAACAATAATAAAGACGAACATTTAAAAGCATCTATACGCTGTGCTTCCAAAGAACTTGGTAAATTTATAACAGCTTTAAAAACAAAAAAATTTTACGAAAACACTTCTATTATCATTTTTGGAGACCACCTCTTTATGGGGACCAGATTAGTAAATGAGTTTCCCCACAGAAAATGGATTGATATTTTTTTGAACGCACCAAAGGTCCCCATATCCGAGAATCGACTTTTTTCAGACATAGACATGTTTCCAACAATGCTTAGTTCATTGAATTTTGAGATTGATGGTAGTAGTCTCGGTTTTGGGACAGACCTTTTCAGTGATAAACAAACTCTATTAGAGAGCATCGGACTAGATTCTCTTAATAAAGAGATTGAGACAATACCAAACCATCTTGTATACGAGAGCTATCAACTCCGAAAAAGACAAAAATAA
- a CDS encoding GtrA family protein, whose amino-acid sequence MNLIQIIRAKIPRRTLLGQFMRYLFTGGLAFLVDFGLFALCLYVFEWHYLLANLVGLIAGLVLNYALSVGWVFTACERKLEKKKTAEFAVFAAVGFAGVGLNELLMILMVDYFGLQEMLSKMVAAVVVLMWNFGGRKLILFREKKY is encoded by the coding sequence ATGAATCTTATTCAAATAATCCGTGCGAAAATTCCCCGTAGAACTCTACTAGGGCAGTTTATGCGCTACCTGTTTACGGGTGGCCTCGCCTTTTTGGTGGATTTCGGACTGTTCGCCCTTTGCCTCTATGTTTTTGAGTGGCATTATCTGCTGGCAAATCTTGTAGGTCTTATTGCAGGACTTGTGTTGAATTACGCTTTAAGCGTGGGGTGGGTCTTTACGGCCTGCGAACGTAAGCTGGAAAAGAAGAAGACTGCGGAGTTTGCTGTTTTTGCTGCGGTGGGCTTTGCGGGCGTTGGATTAAATGAACTTTTGATGATCTTGATGGTGGACTATTTCGGCCTGCAGGAAATGCTTTCCAAGATGGTTGCCGCTGTTGTCGTATTGATGTGGAATTTTGGTGGGCGCAAGCTGATTTTGTTCCGGGAGAAGAAGTATTAA